The Agarilytica rhodophyticola genome has a window encoding:
- a CDS encoding WecB/TagA/CpsF family glycosyltransferase, translated as METLKILNLDVHNWTFKDFLEQLEEGIVVTPNIDHFVKLQKDRDFYECYVRSEHIVCDSRVIQLLSKLLYPGKGVIEQIAGSDLFPAYCEHNKNNTDKVKIFLLGGTEESVKIAQETLNKKAGTNIVINGYSPPFGFEKDKQECDKIVAMIEQSGATVLAVGVGAPKQEKWIYQYKDKLSNIKLFFAIGATIDFQAGAVKRAPRWMVKAGLEWLYRLLQEPGRLAKRYLVDDLPFLWLIVKQKLGFYKNPWEKTP; from the coding sequence ATGGAAACCTTAAAAATTTTAAATCTAGATGTTCACAACTGGACGTTCAAGGACTTTTTGGAACAGCTGGAAGAAGGTATTGTGGTCACTCCTAATATTGACCACTTTGTTAAACTACAAAAAGATCGAGATTTTTACGAGTGTTATGTGCGTTCTGAACACATTGTTTGTGACAGCCGTGTTATTCAGCTTTTATCAAAGCTTTTATACCCAGGCAAGGGAGTTATAGAACAAATAGCTGGCTCAGATTTATTTCCAGCCTACTGTGAACACAATAAAAACAACACCGATAAGGTAAAAATTTTCTTACTCGGTGGCACAGAAGAGTCTGTAAAAATTGCGCAAGAAACACTCAACAAAAAAGCGGGTACCAATATTGTTATAAACGGTTACTCACCTCCATTTGGATTTGAAAAAGACAAACAAGAATGCGACAAAATCGTTGCCATGATTGAACAATCTGGCGCTACAGTTCTTGCTGTAGGAGTCGGTGCGCCAAAACAAGAAAAATGGATTTATCAATACAAAGATAAACTTAGCAATATAAAACTTTTCTTTGCTATCGGCGCAACAATTGATTTTCAAGCTGGGGCAGTCAAACGCGCCCCCCGTTGGATGGTAAAGGCCGGTTTGGAATGGCTGTATCGATTACTCCAAGAGCCAGGGCGTCTGGCCAAACGTTACTTGGTCGATGATTTACCGTTTCTGTG